One window of Chryseobacterium sp. JJR-5R genomic DNA carries:
- the hutI gene encoding imidazolonepropionase, whose amino-acid sequence MKLIGPFRQVITLAHLPLRGKLSDEQIEIIPDGGIVVNNGKIHRTGTFETLKSEYTDIETESVQGEHIILPAFTDSHTHICFGGNRANDFAMRNAGKTYLEIAESGGGIWSSVQHTRNAPEEELLATLLERINFLISLGITTIEVKSGYGLDVDNELKMLRTIQKAQAQTQATLVPTCLSAHLKPKDFEGGNAAYLQYILTEILPKVKEENLAERVDIFIEKSAFQPEESRDFLLKTKDLGFEITVHADQFTPGSSRIAVEVGAKSADHLEATIDEDIAFLAESDTVATALPGASLGLGEKFTPARKLLDAGAILAIASDWNPGSAPMGNLITQASVLATFEKLTTAEVLAGITFRSAFALGLEDRGKLEEGMKADFITFKTDNFQNILYHQGSLKAENVYINGNII is encoded by the coding sequence ATGAAACTTATAGGTCCTTTCAGGCAGGTCATAACCCTTGCCCATCTCCCGTTAAGAGGAAAGCTTTCTGATGAACAGATAGAGATCATCCCTGATGGCGGAATTGTTGTCAACAACGGTAAAATTCACAGAACCGGAACTTTTGAAACTTTGAAATCTGAATACACGGATATCGAAACCGAATCTGTACAAGGCGAACACATCATTCTTCCCGCGTTTACAGATTCACATACCCACATCTGTTTCGGCGGTAACCGGGCCAATGATTTTGCCATGCGTAATGCAGGGAAGACCTATCTGGAAATTGCCGAAAGCGGAGGCGGGATCTGGAGTTCGGTTCAGCATACCAGGAATGCACCGGAAGAAGAACTGTTGGCCACGCTTCTGGAAAGAATCAATTTTTTAATTTCCCTCGGGATTACGACCATTGAAGTTAAAAGCGGGTACGGCCTGGATGTTGACAACGAGCTGAAAATGCTCCGTACCATTCAGAAAGCCCAGGCACAGACCCAGGCAACCTTAGTGCCTACCTGTCTCTCAGCACACCTGAAGCCAAAGGATTTTGAAGGCGGTAACGCTGCCTATTTACAATATATCCTGACTGAAATTCTGCCTAAGGTAAAAGAGGAAAATCTTGCAGAACGTGTCGATATATTTATTGAGAAATCTGCCTTCCAACCGGAAGAAAGCCGTGATTTTCTGCTTAAAACTAAAGATTTAGGTTTTGAGATTACGGTTCATGCTGATCAGTTTACACCAGGGAGCTCAAGAATTGCAGTGGAGGTTGGCGCGAAATCTGCTGATCACCTGGAGGCCACCATAGATGAAGATATTGCATTTCTGGCAGAATCTGATACGGTAGCCACCGCTTTGCCGGGCGCAAGCCTGGGATTGGGCGAGAAGTTTACGCCGGCCAGAAAATTACTGGATGCAGGTGCTATTTTGGCTATTGCCAGTGACTGGAACCCCGGGTCTGCACCCATGGGGAACCTGATTACCCAGGCTTCAGTTTTAGCCACATTTGAAAAGCTCACCACCGCTGAGGTTTTAGCGGGAATTACCTTCCGTTCTGCCTTTGCATTGGGTCTGGAAGACAGGGGGAAACTGGAAGAAGGGATGAAAGCGGATTTCATTACTTTCAAAACTGATAATTTCCAGAATATTCTTTATCATCAGGGAAGTTTAAAGGCTGAAAATGTCTATATTAACGGAAATATAATTTAA
- the ruvB gene encoding Holliday junction branch migration DNA helicase RuvB → MPDFLHPDKDNFSRDELMQEEQIRPQSFKDFAGQRKTLENLEVFVNAAKRRGGALDHVLLHGPPGLGKTTLANIIANELGVGCKITSGPILDKPGSLAGLLTNLEENDVLFIDEIHRLSPVVEEYLYSAMEDYKIDIMLETGPNARSVQISLNPFTLVGATTRSGMLTKPMLARFGIQSRLEYYTIELLSMIIIRSARVLGVRIYEDAAIEIARRSRGTPRIANALLRRVRDFAEIKGNGEIEINITKYALDSLHVDEFGLDEMDNKIMRVMIENFKGKPVGISALATSIAENPETLEEVYEPFLIQEGFIIRTPRGREVTEKAYKHLNIPIPRNPGELF, encoded by the coding sequence ATGCCTGATTTTTTACATCCTGATAAAGACAATTTTTCCCGCGATGAACTGATGCAGGAAGAACAGATCCGTCCGCAGAGCTTTAAAGATTTTGCCGGACAGAGAAAGACTTTGGAAAACCTCGAAGTTTTTGTAAACGCTGCCAAAAGACGTGGCGGAGCTTTGGATCATGTGCTGCTGCACGGCCCTCCCGGCCTGGGTAAGACCACCCTGGCCAATATTATTGCAAATGAACTTGGGGTTGGCTGTAAGATTACTTCCGGCCCCATACTGGATAAGCCGGGCAGCCTTGCGGGCCTGCTCACCAACCTGGAAGAGAACGATGTTCTCTTTATTGACGAGATCCACCGCCTGTCTCCTGTGGTGGAAGAATACCTGTATTCTGCTATGGAGGATTATAAAATTGATATTATGCTGGAAACGGGCCCGAATGCAAGAAGTGTCCAGATCAGCTTAAACCCTTTTACCCTGGTAGGCGCAACAACCAGAAGCGGGATGCTGACGAAGCCGATGCTGGCCAGGTTCGGGATCCAGAGCAGGCTGGAATATTATACGATTGAACTTTTGTCCATGATCATTATCCGGAGTGCCCGGGTCCTGGGCGTGAGAATTTATGAAGATGCAGCCATTGAAATTGCCAGAAGAAGCCGCGGAACCCCAAGGATTGCGAATGCCCTCTTGAGAAGGGTCCGGGATTTTGCCGAAATAAAAGGAAACGGCGAAATTGAAATCAACATCACCAAATATGCACTGGATTCCCTGCATGTAGATGAATTCGGACTGGATGAAATGGACAATAAGATCATGCGCGTCATGATTGAGAACTTCAAAGGCAAACCGGTGGGAATTTCCGCCCTGGCCACTTCAATTGCAGAAAATCCGGAAACGCTGGAGGAAGTGTATGAACCTTTCCTGATCCAGGAAGGATTCATCATCAGAACCCCGAGAGGCCGCGAAGTAACAGAAAAAGCTTATAAACATTTAAATATTCCTATACCGAGAAACCCGGGAGAACTTTTTTAA
- a CDS encoding FMN-binding negative transcriptional regulator, which yields MYVPKLYRSEDNNVMKEIIRENAFALLVSSGNRIRATHSMMVLNEDDPENIYIETHISRANSQAKTFKNGDEVLCDFLGAHSYISSSWYDHINVSTWNYEAVQIYGKVQLMDQEELYRHLEKLTSRFEKKQQCPVMVEDMGKAFVEKEMKGAFGIKIIPDEIFIQQKLSQNRKEHDFRNIISNLENGSVNEQKIANQMKKLKR from the coding sequence ATGTATGTACCTAAATTATACAGAAGCGAAGATAATAACGTGATGAAGGAAATCATCAGGGAAAATGCATTTGCTTTACTGGTTTCTTCCGGTAACAGGATAAGGGCCACCCACTCCATGATGGTGCTGAATGAAGATGATCCTGAAAACATCTATATAGAAACCCACATTTCACGGGCTAATTCACAGGCAAAAACATTTAAAAACGGAGATGAGGTCTTGTGCGATTTTTTAGGAGCCCACAGCTATATTTCGAGCAGCTGGTATGACCATATCAATGTTTCGACCTGGAATTACGAAGCCGTGCAGATCTACGGAAAGGTACAGCTGATGGATCAGGAAGAACTGTACAGGCATCTTGAAAAGTTAACTTCCCGGTTTGAAAAAAAACAGCAGTGCCCGGTTATGGTAGAAGATATGGGGAAAGCATTTGTAGAGAAAGAGATGAAAGGTGCTTTTGGTATCAAGATAATCCCGGATGAGATTTTCATCCAGCAGAAACTTTCCCAGAACAGAAAAGAGCATGATTTCCGGAACATCATTTCAAATCTCGAAAACGGAAGCGTCAATGAACAAAAAATAGCTAATCAAATGAAAAAGCTAAAAAGATAA
- a CDS encoding MBL fold metallo-hydrolase — translation MKLYPIQCGKFKLDGGAMFGVVPKSLWEKTNPADERNLIELGTRSLLVEDGKKLILIDCGLGNKQDEKFFGHYSLWGDDNLDKNLKKYGFVKEDITDVFLTHLHFDHCGGAIEWNDDKTGYRPAFKNAQFWSNENHWKWATEPNPREKASFLKENIIPIQESGQLNFVSLPNTGNYGFMPDLKMDVIFVDGHTEKQMLPVIQYQEKTIVFAADLIPTAGHINQVYVMGYDTRPLLTVEEKGKFLKKCVDNEYLLFFEHDAHHELASLKMTEKGVRLDETFSFNDVFGY, via the coding sequence ATGAAATTATATCCAATACAATGCGGAAAATTTAAACTGGACGGCGGCGCCATGTTCGGAGTCGTCCCGAAGAGTCTGTGGGAAAAGACAAACCCGGCAGACGAAAGAAACCTGATTGAACTGGGAACCCGTTCCCTTCTTGTAGAAGACGGAAAAAAACTGATCCTGATCGACTGCGGCCTCGGCAATAAGCAGGACGAAAAATTCTTCGGCCACTACTCGCTTTGGGGAGATGACAATTTAGACAAAAACTTAAAAAAATACGGTTTTGTAAAAGAAGATATCACTGACGTTTTCCTGACCCACCTTCATTTCGACCACTGTGGCGGTGCCATTGAATGGAATGATGACAAGACAGGCTATCGGCCGGCTTTCAAAAACGCACAGTTCTGGTCAAATGAAAACCACTGGAAATGGGCGACAGAACCTAATCCAAGAGAAAAGGCAAGTTTTCTGAAGGAAAATATCATTCCGATCCAGGAAAGCGGACAGCTTAATTTCGTATCCCTTCCCAATACGGGAAATTACGGCTTCATGCCTGATCTGAAAATGGATGTTATCTTTGTTGACGGCCACACGGAGAAACAGATGCTCCCTGTGATCCAATACCAAGAAAAAACGATTGTATTTGCCGCAGACCTGATCCCTACAGCCGGACATATCAACCAGGTCTATGTAATGGGATATGATACAAGACCTCTTTTAACGGTAGAAGAAAAAGGAAAATTCCTGAAAAAGTGTGTGGATAATGAATATCTGCTGTTCTTCGAGCACGATGCCCATCATGAACTGGCCAGTCTTAAAATGACTGAAAAAGGAGTAAGGCTTGATGAGACGTTCAGCTTTAATGATGTTTTCGGATATTAA
- the coaE gene encoding dephospho-CoA kinase (Dephospho-CoA kinase (CoaE) performs the final step in coenzyme A biosynthesis.), translating into MEELHSENLTTDPDPLSVPKVIGLTGGIGSGKTTVAHFIEEFGFPVYYSDDRAKTIVNEDNGLKLKIKELLGNEAYDTNGLYDRKTVAGKVFNDKDLLYQLNEIIHPAVRTDFEKWLQRQTKYLVFKETALLFELKLNRECYKSLLITAEDNIRIKRVMDRDGKTYREVQAVMEKQMPEKDKIKLADCVIHNNTNLDDLKDQTEKIIFDIE; encoded by the coding sequence ATGGAAGAATTACATTCAGAAAACCTTACTACAGATCCGGATCCGTTATCGGTCCCGAAAGTCATTGGCCTTACAGGCGGTATCGGATCAGGAAAAACTACTGTTGCACATTTTATTGAGGAATTCGGGTTTCCGGTATATTATTCGGATGACCGCGCAAAGACTATTGTGAATGAGGACAATGGTTTAAAGCTGAAAATAAAAGAACTTTTAGGAAATGAAGCTTACGATACAAACGGTCTTTACGACCGGAAGACAGTAGCCGGAAAAGTTTTTAATGATAAGGACCTGCTTTACCAGTTGAACGAAATCATCCATCCCGCTGTCCGGACTGATTTTGAAAAATGGCTGCAACGCCAGACCAAATACCTTGTTTTTAAAGAAACTGCTTTACTGTTTGAATTAAAACTCAACCGCGAATGCTACAAATCTCTTTTAATTACTGCTGAAGACAATATCAGGATTAAAAGGGTAATGGACCGGGACGGCAAGACTTACCGCGAAGTGCAGGCCGTTATGGAAAAGCAGATGCCTGAAAAAGATAAAATAAAACTGGCAGACTGCGTAATCCACAACAATACAAATTTAGACGATTTAAAGGACCAGACTGAAAAAATCATCTTCGATATAGAATAA